The segment CGACACGCCACCGCAAGTAGCATCGGAGCCGTGGCCTGCCCTGGACCATGGCGTGTTCGATGACGATGCATTGCCGCGTCACTCATCGCTCGACCCGGCCGCAGCGTTCGCGCCGAAGACGCCGGGCGAAATGCCACCAGCCGGTGCCTACAGCGCCAAGGCGATGTGGCCAACGCCCCCCCAGCGCGAGGCACAGACGGCCGCGACCAGTAGCGAGCACAGCACAGACAGCGATAGCGCCGACGACGCCGCGCAGCCGGAAGCCCACCCGCACCCGCACACCGAACCGGTACGCAGTGCAAGCGAGTATCTGCGCGCGGCAGACCCGACTGACGCCGAAACGGAAGCCTGGACAAGGGACGCCGCCGACAGCAACGCTCATGGACCAACATCGCGGGACGGCACGATCGATGCCGTAGCCCGCGAGACGACCACGCGTCACTGGCAGCGCGACGATTCCGGACCGGTAACCGGCCCCGGCTTCGCCCCCGATTTCCTTCGCCACACCCGCGAACGCGAGCAGGCGAGTGCTACCACCACCAAACGCAAGCTGCCGGGTAGCCGACGTCTCTGGACCCGCGTGGCGGTCGTCGTGCTCGGCCTCGGCGTGCTCATCCAGGGCGCCTACCTTGGACGCAGCCAGCTCGCGGGAAACATTCCGGTACTGCGCCCGGTGCTGGAAGCCGCGTGTGAGCCATTCGGCTGCAGCGTCCCGCCGTGGCGCGATCTCGAGGCGCTGCGCATCGACACGTCGCAACTGCAAAAGCAGGACGAGTCCGACGACGTTTATCTGCTCGCGGTCACCATGCGCAACCAGGGCCGCGCCACCACGGCACTGCCCGCCATCGAACTCGTGATGACGGACCTGCAGGACCAGTTGCTGCTGCGGCGCGTGCTGCTGCCGGCTGACTACCTGCAGCCGGACCAGCGCGCTTTTGCCACCACGGGCCTGCGCGCAGGCAGCGAACTGCCGGTTCGGGTACGATTCCGGACGCAGCAGGCGGCAGCGAACTACCGCGTGCTGATCTTCTACCCCTGAGTTCCAACGCCCCCCTGCCATGCCGTCGATGCGCGCATCGGACCGGCTGGCCGTATTCCATTCCAGACAGGAGAGACCATGAGCAATGTGACCCTCGGCGGTAACGCCATTGAAGTTGGCGGCAAGTTTCCTCATAGCGGCGACAAGGCGCCCGCATTCTCGCTCGTCGGCAAGGATCTGAAGGATGTCTCGCTGGCCGACTTCGCAGGCAAGCGCAAGGTGCTGAACATCGTGCCGAGCCTCGATACGCCCGTGTGCCAGGCATCTGCCCGCAAGTTCAACGAGGCCGCCGGCAACCTGAACAACACCGTCGTGCTGACGATCTCGGCCGACCTGCCGTTCGCGATGGGCCGCTTCTGCACCACCGAAGGCCTGGCCAACGTGGTGACGCTGTCGACGATGCGTGGCGCCGAGTTCAAGAACGCCTACGGCGTGGACATCAAGACCGGCCCGCTGGCCGGCGTGTGCGCTCGCGCCGTGGTCGTGGTGGACGAGAACGACACGGTCAAGTACAGCGAACTGGTGTCCGAAATCAAGCAGGAACCGAACTACGACGCCGCACTCGCCGCATTGAAGTAATTTGTTTGATTCGGCACAGTAGTTCAACATTCCGCCCGTCATGCACGGGCGGAATTCATTAACGTATCTGTTACAGCCCTTGCCAGGGCCCTTGGAGAGAGAATGTCCAGCCTGATCTGCGGCTCCGTCGCATACGACACCATCATGACGTTCGACGGACGTTTCCGCGAACACATCCTGCCGGACCAGATCCACATGCTGAACGTCTCGTTCCTGGTGCCGGGTATGCGCCGCGAGTTTGGCGGCTGCGCGGGCAATATCGCCTACACGCTCAAAATGCTGGGCGGCGACCCGATCGTGATGGCCACGGTGGGCCAGGACGCCGAACCGTATCTGCAGTACCTGCGCAACCTCGAGATCCGCACCGACCATATCCGCGTGCTGCCCGAGACATTCACCGCGCAGGCGATGATCACGACCGATCTGGACAACAACCAGATCACGGCCTTCCACCCTGGCGCCATGGGTCAGTCGCAACTGAACCGGGTGCAGGACGCGCTGGCCACGGGCAACCGCCCGGCAGTCGGCATCGTCGCGCCGGACAGCCGTGAAGGCATGCTTCACCATGCCCAGCAGTTCGCCGCCGAGGGCATCCCCTTCATCTTCGACCTGGGTCAGGCCATGCCGCTGTTCAACGGCGAGGACCTGCGGCAGTTCATTGAACTTGCCAGCTACGTGACGGTCAATGACTACGAAGCGCAGGTCCTGCTGTCACGCACCGCATGGACCAGCGCAGAGGTAGCCGCCAAGGTCCGCGCGTTCATCGTGACGCACGGCGAGCGCGGCGCCAGCGTCTTTGCCGACGGCAAGCAGTACGCCATTCCCGCCGTGCCCGCCGAACGTGTGGTCGACCCCACCGGATGCGGCGATGCGTTCAGGGGTGGCCTGCTCCACGGCATCGAGAACGGGATGGATTGGGAAACCACCGGCCGCCTCGCTTCGCTGATGGGCTCTCTCAAGATCGCCCAGCAGGGTCCCCAGAACCACTGGATGTCCTGCGACGAAATCGGCAGCCGCTTCCAGTCCGTCTTTGGTTACCGTTACGCTTGATCTGGTGCCGGGTGCGTCACCCCCGGCACAGCAACGCAACGCGGAATCTTTCACGGGAAGAAGTCATGAACAAGATCCTACGTATCGGCGGCGTCGCCGTGTTGGCAGCGGCGACGCTGCTTGCCGGGTGTTCCACCCAGTCAAACTCCAATAGCGTCTACACGGGTGGCCAGGCCCAGCGCGAGCAGACCGTGCGCTTCGGCGTGGTGGAAGGCGTGCGTGACGTCATGATCCAGGGCGAGGCCACGGGCGCCGGCACGCTTGCCGGTGGCGCGCTCGGTGGTGTTGCCGCCGGCAGCACGATCGGCGGCGGCAATGGCGCCATCGCAGCAGGCCTGCTCGGCGCAATCCTGGGCGGCATGGCCGGTAGCGCCGCCGAGAACAAG is part of the Cupriavidus metallidurans CH34 genome and harbors:
- a CDS encoding DUF3426 domain-containing protein → MAAAKLVTRCPACRTAFRLVADQLRLRQGLVRCGQCDTVFDAREHLIEVPAASAPAGASTSSPASTPTPAPAAAAPSVTLAAALAHAEQTQAVAQAREDEAPFDPGFDPGYDVPALDSPTTMMSEPEREEAVEVKAEAVAEPETSADRQVADTATEEAPAEAVEANEPEAADETRESAAPAAAEAGDEAKDTEAATQTPPVEASQETLPDADSTDVDTPPQVASEPWPALDHGVFDDDALPRHSSLDPAAAFAPKTPGEMPPAGAYSAKAMWPTPPQREAQTAATSSEHSTDSDSADDAAQPEAHPHPHTEPVRSASEYLRAADPTDAETEAWTRDAADSNAHGPTSRDGTIDAVARETTTRHWQRDDSGPVTGPGFAPDFLRHTREREQASATTTKRKLPGSRRLWTRVAVVVLGLGVLIQGAYLGRSQLAGNIPVLRPVLEAACEPFGCSVPPWRDLEALRIDTSQLQKQDESDDVYLLAVTMRNQGRATTALPAIELVMTDLQDQLLLRRVLLPADYLQPDQRAFATTGLRAGSELPVRVRFRTQQAAANYRVLIFYP
- the tpx gene encoding thiol peroxidase; translated protein: MSNVTLGGNAIEVGGKFPHSGDKAPAFSLVGKDLKDVSLADFAGKRKVLNIVPSLDTPVCQASARKFNEAAGNLNNTVVLTISADLPFAMGRFCTTEGLANVVTLSTMRGAEFKNAYGVDIKTGPLAGVCARAVVVVDENDTVKYSELVSEIKQEPNYDAALAALK
- a CDS encoding carbohydrate kinase family protein — encoded protein: MSSLICGSVAYDTIMTFDGRFREHILPDQIHMLNVSFLVPGMRREFGGCAGNIAYTLKMLGGDPIVMATVGQDAEPYLQYLRNLEIRTDHIRVLPETFTAQAMITTDLDNNQITAFHPGAMGQSQLNRVQDALATGNRPAVGIVAPDSREGMLHHAQQFAAEGIPFIFDLGQAMPLFNGEDLRQFIELASYVTVNDYEAQVLLSRTAWTSAEVAAKVRAFIVTHGERGASVFADGKQYAIPAVPAERVVDPTGCGDAFRGGLLHGIENGMDWETTGRLASLMGSLKIAQQGPQNHWMSCDEIGSRFQSVFGYRYA
- a CDS encoding outer membrane lipoprotein, translating into MNKILRIGGVAVLAAATLLAGCSTQSNSNSVYTGGQAQREQTVRFGVVEGVRDVMIQGEATGAGTLAGGALGGVAAGSTIGGGNGAIAAGLLGAILGGMAGSAAENKIAQRRGLEITVRLENGEMRAITQDADEIFRPGDRVRLLSSGGVTRVTH